One Papaver somniferum cultivar HN1 chromosome 10, ASM357369v1, whole genome shotgun sequence genomic window carries:
- the LOC113318950 gene encoding cysteine-rich receptor-like protein kinase 42 isoform X1 translates to MSNLASSSNTRQFLLIIIFILFSFFISISYSDSRIQEASLNCSTAKYPPALTNTLITTFTAVMEGLLGQVTNQNWGSYHQGNNPPIYALANCMKDLSNTECLLCFAESRTRLPRCIPSVSGRVYLDGCFLRYDNYSFFGEAVDKKHDKAVCGKPFASIVKQDYSKLEFTQSVIQLIHNVTRIAIENDGFGVSDIKSGLATVYSMAQCWKPLSSHKCKECLDEAAHEIRNCTPSIEGRSLNAGCYLRYSTTKFYSTVAENMNDTGFSHIGVTVAIALAASAFSLLCLFGACLGYKRLEVLRIERNNLGRLSSAVSKSNLNFKYETLEKATEFFDPSRKLGQGGAGSVFRGTLPDGRIVAVKRLFFNTRQWVDEFFNEVNLISGIRHKNLVQLLGCSIEGPESLLVYEYVANKSLDQVIFDKNATQTLTWQQRFDIVVGTAEGLAYLHGGTQTRIIHRDIKCSNILLDENLTAKIADFGLARCFAADKTHLSTGIAGTLGYMAPEYLVRGQLTEKADVYSFGVLVLEIICGKKNNVFMQESGSILQKVYKHYKGNTLTNSVDPSLEGNFPEKEASDVLQVGLLCTQASVALRPSMSDVVKMLTDKDFPVPLPKQPPFLNASVMDPDASPISFGMSSKSSTLTNSTSFKSSSSSSAFALHDPASMGTSTSQWRKI, encoded by the exons ATGTCTAATTTAGCCTCATCATCAAATACCCGCCAGTTTCTTCTCATCATCATATTCATATTATTCTCATTTTTCATCTCTATATCATACTCAGACTCAAGAATTCAAGAAGCTAGTTTAAATTGTAGTACAGCAAAGTATCCACCAGCATTAACCAATACATTGATAACAACTTTTACTGCAGTAATGGAAGGATTATTAGGACAAGTAACTAATCAGAACTGGGGTTCATATCATCAAGGAAACAATCCACCCATATATGCATTAGCCAATTGTATGAAAGATCTTTCAAATACTGAATGTCTTCTTTGTTTTGCTGAGAGTCGAACAAGGCTACCCCGTTGTATACCTTCAGTATCAGGACGAGTTTATTTAGATGGTTGTTTCTTACGTTATGATAATTATAGTTTCTTTGGAGAAGCTGTGGACAAGAAGCATGATAAGGCTGTTTGCGGGAAACCATTTGCGAGTATAGTGAAACAAGACTACTCAAAACTGGAGTTTACGCAAAGCGTTATTCAACTTATTCATAATGTAACCAGAATTGCAATTGAGAACGACGGGTTTGGTGTTTCTGATATTAAAAGTGGTCTTGCAACCGTGTACTCAATGGCACAGTGTTGGAAACCCTTGTCGAGTCATAAGTGTAAAGAATGTTTAGATGAAGCCGCGCATGAAATTAGAAATTGTACGCCCAGCATTGAAGGGAGAAGTTTGAATGCTGGGTGTTATTTGAGGTACTCAACAACTAAGTTTTACAGCACCGTCGCTGAAAATATGAACGATACAG GGTTCTCACATATAGGAGTTACCGTTGCGATTGCGTTAGCAGCTTCAGCCTTTTCTTTGCTATGTCTATTTGGTGCTTGTCTAGGCTACAAAAGACTAGAGGTTTTGAGAATAG AACGTAATAATCTCGGGCGGCTTTCATCTGCTGTTAGCAAGTCTAATCTGAATTTCAAATATGAAACACTTGAAAAGGCAACAGAGTTTTTCGATCCATCGAGGAAATTAGGACAAGGTGGAGCTGGTTCAGTGTTCAGG GGGACTCTGCCGGATGGGAGGATTGTTGCTGTGAAGAGATTGTTTTTTAATACTAGACAATGGGTTGATGAGTTTTTCAATGAGGTCAACTTGATAAGCGGAATTAGACACAAGAACCTTGTACAGCTATTGGGATGTAGTATTGAAGGACCTGAAAGTCTTCTGGTCTATGAATATGTAGCAAACAAAAGTCTTGATCAAGTCATTTTTG ATAAGAACGCAACCCAAACTTTAACATGGCAGCAGCGGTTTGATATTGTCGTCGGTACTGCCGAGGGGTTAGCATATCTTCACGGAGGTACTCAAACTAGGATAATACACAGGGATATCAAATGCAGCAACATTCTCCTCGATGAGAATTTAACAGCAAAGATAGCAGACTTCGGACTTGCTCGATGCTTCGCAGCCGACAAAACACATCTCAGTACAGGAATCGCTGGAACACT TGGTTACATGGCTCCTGAGTATCTTGTTCGAGGACAACTAACAGAGAAAGCAGACGTATATAGTTTCGGTGTTCTGGTTCTTGAGATTATATGTGGAAAGAAGAACAATGTTTTCATGCAGGAGTCGGGTTCCATCTTACAGAAA GTTTACAAACATTACAAGGGCAACACATTGACCAATTCGGTAGACCCTTCCCTTGAAGGTAATTTTCCTGAAAAAGAAGCATCCGACGTACTTCAAGTTGGCCTATTATGTACACAAGCTTCTGTTGCGTTAAGACCATCCATGTCTGATGTGGTTAAAATGCTTACTGATAAAGACTTTCCTGTTCCTCTGCCGAAACAACCTCCATTTTTAAACGCTAGTGTGATGGATCCAGATGCCTCTCCTATTTCCTTTGGTATGTCTAGTAAGTCTTCTACTCTTACTAATTCAACATCCTTCAAATCTTCTAGCTCATCAAGTGCATTTGCCCTTCATGATCCTGCATCAATGGGAACATCTACTTCGCAATGGAGAAAGATTTAG
- the LOC113318950 gene encoding cysteine-rich receptor-like protein kinase 42 isoform X2 yields MEGLLGQVTNQNWGSYHQGNNPPIYALANCMKDLSNTECLLCFAESRTRLPRCIPSVSGRVYLDGCFLRYDNYSFFGEAVDKKHDKAVCGKPFASIVKQDYSKLEFTQSVIQLIHNVTRIAIENDGFGVSDIKSGLATVYSMAQCWKPLSSHKCKECLDEAAHEIRNCTPSIEGRSLNAGCYLRYSTTKFYSTVAENMNDTGFSHIGVTVAIALAASAFSLLCLFGACLGYKRLEVLRIERNNLGRLSSAVSKSNLNFKYETLEKATEFFDPSRKLGQGGAGSVFRGTLPDGRIVAVKRLFFNTRQWVDEFFNEVNLISGIRHKNLVQLLGCSIEGPESLLVYEYVANKSLDQVIFDKNATQTLTWQQRFDIVVGTAEGLAYLHGGTQTRIIHRDIKCSNILLDENLTAKIADFGLARCFAADKTHLSTGIAGTLGYMAPEYLVRGQLTEKADVYSFGVLVLEIICGKKNNVFMQESGSILQKVYKHYKGNTLTNSVDPSLEGNFPEKEASDVLQVGLLCTQASVALRPSMSDVVKMLTDKDFPVPLPKQPPFLNASVMDPDASPISFGMSSKSSTLTNSTSFKSSSSSSAFALHDPASMGTSTSQWRKI; encoded by the exons ATGGAAGGATTATTAGGACAAGTAACTAATCAGAACTGGGGTTCATATCATCAAGGAAACAATCCACCCATATATGCATTAGCCAATTGTATGAAAGATCTTTCAAATACTGAATGTCTTCTTTGTTTTGCTGAGAGTCGAACAAGGCTACCCCGTTGTATACCTTCAGTATCAGGACGAGTTTATTTAGATGGTTGTTTCTTACGTTATGATAATTATAGTTTCTTTGGAGAAGCTGTGGACAAGAAGCATGATAAGGCTGTTTGCGGGAAACCATTTGCGAGTATAGTGAAACAAGACTACTCAAAACTGGAGTTTACGCAAAGCGTTATTCAACTTATTCATAATGTAACCAGAATTGCAATTGAGAACGACGGGTTTGGTGTTTCTGATATTAAAAGTGGTCTTGCAACCGTGTACTCAATGGCACAGTGTTGGAAACCCTTGTCGAGTCATAAGTGTAAAGAATGTTTAGATGAAGCCGCGCATGAAATTAGAAATTGTACGCCCAGCATTGAAGGGAGAAGTTTGAATGCTGGGTGTTATTTGAGGTACTCAACAACTAAGTTTTACAGCACCGTCGCTGAAAATATGAACGATACAG GGTTCTCACATATAGGAGTTACCGTTGCGATTGCGTTAGCAGCTTCAGCCTTTTCTTTGCTATGTCTATTTGGTGCTTGTCTAGGCTACAAAAGACTAGAGGTTTTGAGAATAG AACGTAATAATCTCGGGCGGCTTTCATCTGCTGTTAGCAAGTCTAATCTGAATTTCAAATATGAAACACTTGAAAAGGCAACAGAGTTTTTCGATCCATCGAGGAAATTAGGACAAGGTGGAGCTGGTTCAGTGTTCAGG GGGACTCTGCCGGATGGGAGGATTGTTGCTGTGAAGAGATTGTTTTTTAATACTAGACAATGGGTTGATGAGTTTTTCAATGAGGTCAACTTGATAAGCGGAATTAGACACAAGAACCTTGTACAGCTATTGGGATGTAGTATTGAAGGACCTGAAAGTCTTCTGGTCTATGAATATGTAGCAAACAAAAGTCTTGATCAAGTCATTTTTG ATAAGAACGCAACCCAAACTTTAACATGGCAGCAGCGGTTTGATATTGTCGTCGGTACTGCCGAGGGGTTAGCATATCTTCACGGAGGTACTCAAACTAGGATAATACACAGGGATATCAAATGCAGCAACATTCTCCTCGATGAGAATTTAACAGCAAAGATAGCAGACTTCGGACTTGCTCGATGCTTCGCAGCCGACAAAACACATCTCAGTACAGGAATCGCTGGAACACT TGGTTACATGGCTCCTGAGTATCTTGTTCGAGGACAACTAACAGAGAAAGCAGACGTATATAGTTTCGGTGTTCTGGTTCTTGAGATTATATGTGGAAAGAAGAACAATGTTTTCATGCAGGAGTCGGGTTCCATCTTACAGAAA GTTTACAAACATTACAAGGGCAACACATTGACCAATTCGGTAGACCCTTCCCTTGAAGGTAATTTTCCTGAAAAAGAAGCATCCGACGTACTTCAAGTTGGCCTATTATGTACACAAGCTTCTGTTGCGTTAAGACCATCCATGTCTGATGTGGTTAAAATGCTTACTGATAAAGACTTTCCTGTTCCTCTGCCGAAACAACCTCCATTTTTAAACGCTAGTGTGATGGATCCAGATGCCTCTCCTATTTCCTTTGGTATGTCTAGTAAGTCTTCTACTCTTACTAATTCAACATCCTTCAAATCTTCTAGCTCATCAAGTGCATTTGCCCTTCATGATCCTGCATCAATGGGAACATCTACTTCGCAATGGAGAAAGATTTAG